CGCCAACTCATGCAGGCCCTTGAGAAGCCCGAAATCCGAATTGCGGCGGTTTGCGACCCGAATCGGCGCAGCGACGATTACCCGGAATGGGGCAGAAACGAGTTAAACGATAAGATTCGCAAGTTCGTCGGAGACCCCAACTGGGCTCAAGGTGCGCGCGGCGGGTTGTGCGGGCGGGAGGTCGGCTTCGAGGTTGTCAATCGGCATTATGCCAAACAGAAGAGCGCAGCAACCGCCTGCCGGGCTTACAGCGATTTTCGCGAACTCCTCGAAAACGAGAAGGACCTTGACGCGGTCTATATTATGACGCCCGAACACCTGCACGGTGTCATTGCGGTGCGGGCGATGCGGGCGGGCAAACACGTTATCACGCACAAGCCGGTCTCGAATGTGCTCAATGAAGTGCGTCAGGTGCGCGACACGGCGCGTCAAACGGGGGTGGCGAACCAGTTATTTTGCTCAGCCGGCATGGGGAGCACCCCCACGATTGCCGAATGGCTCGGGGCAGGGGCCATCGGCCCGGTCCGGGAGGTGCACAATTGGTCATCGCGTCCTTTCTGGCCACAAGGCATGATCGAACCGCCCAAGGACACTCCACCGGTCCCCGAGGGTTTGGATTGGAATCTGTGGCTGGGACCAGCCAGCGAGCGGCCATATAATCCGGCCTACGCCAATGTGGTGTTCCGAGGGTGGTATGATTTCGGCACCGGGGCGCTGGGCGACATGGGCCACTACAGTTTTCATCAGATATTCGCCATTCTTAAACTCGGCTCACCCATCAGCGTCGAGTCCACTCGCAGCCAATTTTGGAAGATAAAAGATTACACGTGGCACAAGGAAGTGAACCGAGTTTCTTACCCGGAGGCCTCGCTCATCCATTGGCAATTCCCCGCGCGGGGAGGACTGCCGCCGGTCACTCTGCACTGGTATGACGGAGGGTTGCGTCCGCCAATCCCGTCCGAACTCGAGCGTGATGGCGAAGCAATGCCCGAAGAGGGACTGTTGTTTGTTGGGGATAACGGAAAACTGCTGGCTGGGTTCATGGGTGAGAACCCACGCCTGATACCGCAAGCGCGAATGCGTGACTTTAAACCGCCCCCGCAAACACTGCCCCGGCCCATTGATGAACTGGACCAATTCATCCGTGCCTGCAGGGGAGGTCAGCCTTCAGACGCTAGTTTCGAAGCCGCCTATCCGTTTGCCGAGACCATCCTGCTGGGCACCATTGCTCAGCGAGTAAACCAAAAGCTCCAATGGGACACGGCGAAATTCGAATTCAGCAATTCACCCGAAGCGAACGAGTTGAAGTTTCGCAAAAACCGCGCGGGATGGGAGATTTGAGCCCACAAGAGCACCAGCCCGAGGCTAACAGTCTTGCGGCGGGAGCAGGCGCGAGTGGGTTGCGGGCGTTTTTGAGAGAAATCGCCGCGGTGGCGCTCAAGCTCAAGCAGGTGACCAGGTCCGCAGGAATCCAGGACGCCCCGGGCGCTGGCCTGGGCATTCTGGAATTGCTCAACGCGCATGGACCCCAAACCGTGCCGCAGCTTGGCCGGCTCCGATTGACTTCGCGTCAGAACATTCAAATCCTCGTCAACCGGTTGGCCGCCGAGGGTTATTTGGAATTAACCCATAATCCTATGCACAAAAGGTCTCCCCTGGTGGCCCTCAGTGAGCAGGGCGTGTTAGCACTTGCGGCCTCAGCGCAATATGAGGGCGAATGGCTGGCGGCCCTGTCGAGCCAAATACCGGACAACGAAATGGCCGCCGCCTGCCGGGTCCTGACAGACCTTCGTCGGCTCCTGACAACTCAAACCCGAGAAGCGAATGGCCAGGGGCGGAAAGACTCTGAATCTGGCCAGGAAAAGCACAGTGCCAGCCGTAAGGACATGACAGCATCAGAAGACCGCTTTTCTGACGAGAACCGGGCCGGGAACGAGCTGCCGATCAATCTGCTTTAAAGCACCCAGTTCCGTGGTTTTGCCTACGGTTTTGTCCGTAATTGTTGGTCTTTTCCATTTTGTGCTAAAGTGGTCTGATCTTATTCGTGACCAAACAGCGCTATTTGCTTGCCGGAAGGGCTTTGTGTTTTGGCATCCGCCTGAACCCCAGGTTCTGGGCGGCGGTCGCAATTTCCAGCATGCTCCTGACCGCTCTGGGCCAGAATTTCAGCGACTTGGATTTTGAAGGGATAGGGGCTTCGTCCATCCCATCGGATGGTATCTGGCTGGGTTGGAGTCTGGCAGCGCCGGGTTGGCAGCATGCCGAGGGGGGGGACTCGGTCTTTGTGTATCACCATAATCCTCCTCAGGCGAGCATCGCCCAATACTATTTCCTGGTGGACTCCTCATCGACTCTTTGGTCGCCGTTGGCGGGGAATTACTCGCTGGCTTTAGTGAGCGGCCATTTCAACCGGTATGATCCGAACTCACCCTGGGTCAACGCCTCCATCTCGGAGCAGGGCGTGATTCCAAGCGACGCGAAATCGTTCCACATGCTTGCAGCCGGGGACTTCACCCTCAGCATCGATTCCAGCGTCATTCCTATGACCTCCATGGGCGGAGACCTGTACAGCGGGGACATCTCAGCCTTTGATGGGCAATTTGCCACCGTGCAAATCGAGAACGATTCGATGCAAACCCAACAGCCGTTGATCGTGGATAACCTGGGTTTTTCACCTCAACCGGTGCCAGAGCCTTCCTCAGTTGGGCTGATCAGCCTGGGATTGGGCGCCTTGGCCCTGGGACTGCGGCGCCGGGTGCAATCAACGCTGGATTAGGCGAAAAACGGTGAGTGGATTGGTTGGGGCCAGGTCCAGCGTTTGGCTGATGCTTGTTTGCGAGTAATCCAGCAGATCATACCAGGCCAGCGGGTTTAGATTAGTAGCGTACTGCAAACCATAACTGGCGCCCACGCTGCCTAAAAGGGTTAACCTCACCACCTGTCCCGACATAAAAGCCGCCTGCAGCAAGGGAACATCCCCAACCAACGCAACCCGGCCTGCTGCGGTTCCAAAGTTCAGATAAGGCGATTGATTCGCATCGAGGGCGCCGAGGATTTGGACCGGCAGATCGCTAAAGCCGGAGGCTTGCAGCGGAGAGGTCTGGAAGTTTAACTCACCGATGAGATTGGAGCCTTGAATGGGTTGGAGACCAGTTTGAATCGTGACCAACAGGTTCGTCGCCTGGTTGAGCACGGTGGAAAGGACACCATTCATGGAAATAGAAGGGGGCGTATCGAACGGCCAGCCTACAGCAAACGTGAGGCTCGACACCCCATCACTCGAAGAGAGATAAATCGGCACATTGGCCGTTTGGCCGGCTTCGACCGAGGTTGCGCCGAGGCTTAGGGTCAATAGGTTTTGCACCACAACAATCACGGCTTGATGCTCAGCGAAATCCGGCATGGCAGCATTGGTGAGAATCACATCGATTAGATTGGTTGTTGAGGCCTGGGCAACCGAGGGGGTCCATACGAGGGCCGCAACGCCGTTCCGAGTGAGAATTTGCGCGCCTGTTGGCGCCCCGGCATCCAGGCT
The Verrucomicrobiia bacterium genome window above contains:
- a CDS encoding Gfo/Idh/MocA family oxidoreductase; the protein is MSENNPANPLSRRRFLAGAGAAAAAVALVPREVLGGPRYVAPSERINIGYVGCGTQGLRQLMQALEKPEIRIAAVCDPNRRSDDYPEWGRNELNDKIRKFVGDPNWAQGARGGLCGREVGFEVVNRHYAKQKSAATACRAYSDFRELLENEKDLDAVYIMTPEHLHGVIAVRAMRAGKHVITHKPVSNVLNEVRQVRDTARQTGVANQLFCSAGMGSTPTIAEWLGAGAIGPVREVHNWSSRPFWPQGMIEPPKDTPPVPEGLDWNLWLGPASERPYNPAYANVVFRGWYDFGTGALGDMGHYSFHQIFAILKLGSPISVESTRSQFWKIKDYTWHKEVNRVSYPEASLIHWQFPARGGLPPVTLHWYDGGLRPPIPSELERDGEAMPEEGLLFVGDNGKLLAGFMGENPRLIPQARMRDFKPPPQTLPRPIDELDQFIRACRGGQPSDASFEAAYPFAETILLGTIAQRVNQKLQWDTAKFEFSNSPEANELKFRKNRAGWEI
- a CDS encoding helix-turn-helix domain-containing protein; protein product: MSPQEHQPEANSLAAGAGASGLRAFLREIAAVALKLKQVTRSAGIQDAPGAGLGILELLNAHGPQTVPQLGRLRLTSRQNIQILVNRLAAEGYLELTHNPMHKRSPLVALSEQGVLALAASAQYEGEWLAALSSQIPDNEMAAACRVLTDLRRLLTTQTREANGQGRKDSESGQEKHSASRKDMTASEDRFSDENRAGNELPINLL
- a CDS encoding PEP-CTERM sorting domain-containing protein codes for the protein MLLTALGQNFSDLDFEGIGASSIPSDGIWLGWSLAAPGWQHAEGGDSVFVYHHNPPQASIAQYYFLVDSSSTLWSPLAGNYSLALVSGHFNRYDPNSPWVNASISEQGVIPSDAKSFHMLAAGDFTLSIDSSVIPMTSMGGDLYSGDISAFDGQFATVQIENDSMQTQQPLIVDNLGFSPQPVPEPSSVGLISLGLGALALGLRRRVQSTLD